The genomic interval TAATGATCTGGTACAAAGACGCACCCTTTGAACAGAGTGTTCCTTCGTTGATTGGATGCTCCGGGTCACCTTCCGTGTTGACAACCTTCCCATCCTTCACGGAGACGAGGATGCCACAGCCAACGGAACAATAAGGACATACCGTAGTCGTCTCTTTTGCGCCTTTAATCCTCAGCCCCTGAGCGTGGGCCTTCACAGGATCGAGGTTGACTCCGAGCGATCCAAGCGCGAGAGTTCCGCCGGACAATTTTAGGAAATTACGGCGTGATATCTGCATCATTCTCCTCCTCTTTAAAGGGCCGTACACCCGTGAGCAGTGCGCCACGGCCACGTTGATACATTGCGTACCGTGATGAATTTGTTAAGGGAGTCTCCGCGTTGTGCAGTACTTCATACCTGGTGCGTAAAGAACCTGCATTTCACCTGCAGAAGCGAGTAGTGATAACCACATCATGACTATTAAAAAAAAATTATAGGTTTATGAAAAAAATATGTCAACCCTTTTCTTCTTTAGCAGCCGCCTTCTCGGCGATTATCTTCTGGGCCAGGTGTGCCGGCAGTTCTTCATAGTGGGAAAATTCCATGGAATAGAGTCCCCTGCCCGAGGTGACACTCTGGAGCTGGTTCGCGTATGTCAGCATCTCCGCCATCGGGACGAGAGCCATGATCTTCTGGTTGCCTCCCGCCTGGGGTTCGACGCCCTGCACCTTACCCCTCTTCGCGTTCAGGTCTCCGATGACAGAACCGAGGGTATCGTCCGGAGTTGTTACTTCCACCTTCATAATCGGCTCGAGCAAAACAGGTTTTGCGTCGTGTACGACTTTCTTGATCGCCATCGAGCCGGCAATCTTGAATGCCATTTCCGAGGAGTCAACGGAGTGGTAAGAACCGTCATAGAGGCTTACCCGGAAATCCACGAGTGGGTATCCCGCGATGACCCCTTCGTGCATCGCCTCGACGATACCCTTTTCGACGGCAGGAATATACTGGCGGGGGATAACCCCCCCGACTATCTTGTCTACGAACTCGAATCCGCCCCCTCTCGGCAGCGGCTCAATTTCTATCCAGCAGTCTCCGTATTGCCCTCTTCCGCCTGATTGTTTCTTGTATCTTCCCTGTCCGCTCGCGGAAGCCTTGATCGTCTCACGGTACGGGATTTTGGGAGTCTTCATGATTACTTCCACCCCGAACTTTCTCTTCAGCCTCTCGAGGGTGACTTCAAGGTGAACCTGTCCCATCCCGGAGAGGAGCATCTCCTTCGTTTCTTCATCGCGGTGAAATTTCAGAGTCGGGTCTTCTTCGAGTATCCTGTGGAGTGCGGAGCTGACCTTATCTTCATCTCCTTTTGACTTGGGTGCTATGGCATAGGAAATGATCGGCTCCGCAAATTTGACCTTCTCGAAGACGATGGGACCGGACTCATCCGAGAGCGTGTCGCCGGTGTTCGTCTCCTTCAGTTTGGCAACAACGCCGATTTCACCGGGACCGATCAATTGCGCCGGAACCTGTTTTTTCCCGAGGAGATAAAAGACTTGGCCTATCCTCTCCTTTGTCCCTGCTGTCGTGTTCAGGACGGAGGAGTCTGCCTTGAGGGTCCCTGAATAGACCCTGAAGATCGAGAGTTTTCCCGCGTAAGGGTCAGCGATGGTCTTAAAGATATAGGCAGAGAATGGGTCCTTTTCATCGGGTCTTCTCTCTATCTCCTTGCCGTCTTTCGTCTGCTTGCCTTTAATCGGCGATATTCGGGCCATCTCAACAGGAGAAGGGAGACAGAGCACTATCGTGTCGAGGAGTTCTGCCATCCCGATGGTCTTTGCCGCCGACCCACAGGCAACAGGGATGAACCTGCGGGTGAGCGACCCTTCCTTTATCCCTCTGACGATCTCGTCGTCTGTCAGAGCGCCGCCATCGAGATAGCGTTCGAGGAGTGCGTCGTCGGATTCGGCGATCTTTTCGATGAGTCTTTTCCTGTAGCCCTCAGCCTCGGCAAGGAGTGCGGCGGGTATCTCAGTCGATGTGGGTTTCCCGCCTGAGAACGTGAGGGCCTTCATGGAGCGGATATCGATGATGCCTGAAAAGGTATTGCCCGCACCGATAGGCATCTGGAGCGGTATCGCCTCTGTTTCGAAAGACTTTTCCACTTCCGATAGGGCCCGAGCAAAGTTGGCGTTGTCCTTATCCATCTTGTTCACAAATATAATTCTCGGAATCTCGAATTCGCACGCATATTTCCAGACTTTTTCGGTCTCAGCCTTCACCCCGGAAATTGCACTCACAATGATGACTGCCCCGTCGACTCCTCTCAGGCAGCCCCTGGTATCTTCGAGGAAATTTATGAAGCCGGGGGTGTCGATGATGTTTATTCGGTGACCGTTCCAGGCGCAGAAAGCAAGAGACGACGAGATAGTTATCTTTCGGGCAATCTCCTCCGGTTCAAAGTCGGTGGTAGATGTCCCGTTGTCCACCGAACCCAGTCTGTCGATCGAGCGGGCAGCAAAGAGAGTGGCTTCGGTCAATGAGGTCTTCCCCGCACCCCCATGCGCGATGACAGCAACGTTGCGAATCTTTGACACGTCAAAGTTGGCCATGTAATCCCCCTTCTATAATCTATTTATGGAATATTCAGTACGTAACCTCAGAGCGTGCGAAAACGAGAACCCGGATTCTCAGCCAGAGGGTCCTCAAGGTTTCCGTAATTTTAATCTTTAAGAGAGAAATACGCAAGGGCTTGAAATCATTTCCGGAAGAGAAGACGGGTTCCTCAGAAGAAACTCTTCATGTGAGCCTCCTTCCTCTCTGCGGGAATGATCAAGGCGCCTCGGTCAGACTGCTGCGAACTTTCAAGATCATACAAAACGGCTCCGGAAGCATCTCTTGACAGATTATTCGAGAATTTCCTCGATCGTCGGTTTGTATTCTATATTTTTCTCCGCCCTGACGCTCCATATCCTGATGAGGAGGAAGGATAGCAGAAAGGCCCCGAAGCCCGAGACTGCGGAAAGGATATCCGGGTCTGCCTCTCTGAAGAGCCCGCTCAGAAACTCTTTTCCGATCACGGCGCCGATAACGAGAGCGAGAGTCGGTACCCCGTACA from Thermodesulfovibrionales bacterium carries:
- a CDS encoding twin-arginine translocation signal domain-containing protein; this translates as MQISRRNFLKLSGGTLALGSLGVNLDPVKAHAQGLRIKGAKETTTVCPYCSVGCGILVSVKDGKVVNTEGDPEHPINEGTLCSKGASLYQII
- the fusA gene encoding elongation factor G, encoding MANFDVSKIRNVAVIAHGGAGKTSLTEATLFAARSIDRLGSVDNGTSTTDFEPEEIARKITISSSLAFCAWNGHRINIIDTPGFINFLEDTRGCLRGVDGAVIIVSAISGVKAETEKVWKYACEFEIPRIIFVNKMDKDNANFARALSEVEKSFETEAIPLQMPIGAGNTFSGIIDIRSMKALTFSGGKPTSTEIPAALLAEAEGYRKRLIEKIAESDDALLERYLDGGALTDDEIVRGIKEGSLTRRFIPVACGSAAKTIGMAELLDTIVLCLPSPVEMARISPIKGKQTKDGKEIERRPDEKDPFSAYIFKTIADPYAGKLSIFRVYSGTLKADSSVLNTTAGTKERIGQVFYLLGKKQVPAQLIGPGEIGVVAKLKETNTGDTLSDESGPIVFEKVKFAEPIISYAIAPKSKGDEDKVSSALHRILEEDPTLKFHRDEETKEMLLSGMGQVHLEVTLERLKRKFGVEVIMKTPKIPYRETIKASASGQGRYKKQSGGRGQYGDCWIEIEPLPRGGGFEFVDKIVGGVIPRQYIPAVEKGIVEAMHEGVIAGYPLVDFRVSLYDGSYHSVDSSEMAFKIAGSMAIKKVVHDAKPVLLEPIMKVEVTTPDDTLGSVIGDLNAKRGKVQGVEPQAGGNQKIMALVPMAEMLTYANQLQSVTSGRGLYSMEFSHYEELPAHLAQKIIAEKAAAKEEKG
- a CDS encoding SoxR reducing system RseC family protein produces the protein MDEIGIVKAVNGIIAVVSVERKSACDQCRAGCKLTESGAEIEAVNTIRAAIGQKVKVVMKPYSYLKGALLVYGVPTLALVIGAVIGKEFLSGLFREADPDILSAVSGFGAFLLSFLLIRIWSVRAEKNIEYKPTIEEILE